The following proteins are co-located in the Primulina tabacum isolate GXHZ01 chromosome 11, ASM2559414v2, whole genome shotgun sequence genome:
- the LOC142517753 gene encoding uncharacterized protein LOC142517753 isoform X1 yields the protein MSLRGSSISSPLLINDNEEIQSPKKDDNHVDIVEVPEEAMGFQRQKDVAEKGEQQKLHGKIGKEKKRKEGEFPELPNFSLELRQEEISEDIYGMTGKTPSRTLRKREKNVQKQIEGVCCDAWKYISFSKDENAEQRTSKMGFFPRSDIYRIENKL from the exons ATGTCATTACGAGGATCCTCTATATCAAGCCCACTCttgataaatgacaatgaagagATTCAATCACCCAAGAAAGATGATAATCATGTTGACATTGTGGAAGTACCTGAAG AAGCTATGGGATTTCAGAGACAGAAAGATGTTGCGGAAAAAGGCGAGCAACAAAAGTTGCATGGGAAAATAGGTaaggaaaagaaaaggaaagaaggGGAGTTTCCCGAGCTCCCTAACTTCTCTCTTGAGTTAAGGCAAGAAGAAATCTCTGAAGACATCTACGGAATGACTGGTAAAACACCTTCGAGGACACTAAGAAAGAGGGAAAAGAATGTCCAGAAACAGATTGAG GGTGTCTGCTGTGATGCATGGAAGTATATATCGTTCAGCAAGGATGAAAATGCAGAACAGAGAACCTCGAAAATGGGGTTTTTCCCTAGATCAGATATATATCGTATCGAAAATAAACTATAG
- the LOC142517753 gene encoding uncharacterized protein LOC142517753 isoform X2, whose translation MSLRGSSISSPLLINDNEEIQSPKKDDNHVDIVEVPEAMGFQRQKDVAEKGEQQKLHGKIGKEKKRKEGEFPELPNFSLELRQEEISEDIYGMTGKTPSRTLRKREKNVQKQIEGVCCDAWKYISFSKDENAEQRTSKMGFFPRSDIYRIENKL comes from the exons ATGTCATTACGAGGATCCTCTATATCAAGCCCACTCttgataaatgacaatgaagagATTCAATCACCCAAGAAAGATGATAATCATGTTGACATTGTGGAAGTACCTGAAG CTATGGGATTTCAGAGACAGAAAGATGTTGCGGAAAAAGGCGAGCAACAAAAGTTGCATGGGAAAATAGGTaaggaaaagaaaaggaaagaaggGGAGTTTCCCGAGCTCCCTAACTTCTCTCTTGAGTTAAGGCAAGAAGAAATCTCTGAAGACATCTACGGAATGACTGGTAAAACACCTTCGAGGACACTAAGAAAGAGGGAAAAGAATGTCCAGAAACAGATTGAG GGTGTCTGCTGTGATGCATGGAAGTATATATCGTTCAGCAAGGATGAAAATGCAGAACAGAGAACCTCGAAAATGGGGTTTTTCCCTAGATCAGATATATATCGTATCGAAAATAAACTATAG
- the LOC142517753 gene encoding uncharacterized protein LOC142517753 isoform X5 — translation MSLRGSSISSPLLINDNEEIQSPKKDDNHVDIVEVPEEAMGFQRQKDVAEKGEQQKLHGKIGKEKKRKEGEFPELPNFSLELRQEEISEDIYGMTGKTPSRTLRKREKNVQKQIELIFPGESLKGITVGKYKV, via the exons ATGTCATTACGAGGATCCTCTATATCAAGCCCACTCttgataaatgacaatgaagagATTCAATCACCCAAGAAAGATGATAATCATGTTGACATTGTGGAAGTACCTGAAG AAGCTATGGGATTTCAGAGACAGAAAGATGTTGCGGAAAAAGGCGAGCAACAAAAGTTGCATGGGAAAATAGGTaaggaaaagaaaaggaaagaaggGGAGTTTCCCGAGCTCCCTAACTTCTCTCTTGAGTTAAGGCAAGAAGAAATCTCTGAAGACATCTACGGAATGACTGGTAAAACACCTTCGAGGACACTAAGAAAGAGGGAAAAGAATGTCCAGAAACAGATTGAG TTAATTTTTCCCGGTGAAAGTTTAAAAGGAATAACAGTTGGCAAATATAAAGTCTAG
- the LOC142517753 gene encoding uncharacterized protein LOC142517753 isoform X3, with amino-acid sequence MTMKRFNHPRKMIIMLTLWKYLKVRGKRNQFQKAMGFQRQKDVAEKGEQQKLHGKIGKEKKRKEGEFPELPNFSLELRQEEISEDIYGMTGKTPSRTLRKREKNVQKQIEGVCCDAWKYISFSKDENAEQRTSKMGFFPRSDIYRIENKL; translated from the exons atgacaatgaagagATTCAATCACCCAAGAAAGATGATAATCATGTTGACATTGTGGAAGTACCTGAAGGTAAGAGGGAAAAGGAACCAATTTCAAA AAGCTATGGGATTTCAGAGACAGAAAGATGTTGCGGAAAAAGGCGAGCAACAAAAGTTGCATGGGAAAATAGGTaaggaaaagaaaaggaaagaaggGGAGTTTCCCGAGCTCCCTAACTTCTCTCTTGAGTTAAGGCAAGAAGAAATCTCTGAAGACATCTACGGAATGACTGGTAAAACACCTTCGAGGACACTAAGAAAGAGGGAAAAGAATGTCCAGAAACAGATTGAG GGTGTCTGCTGTGATGCATGGAAGTATATATCGTTCAGCAAGGATGAAAATGCAGAACAGAGAACCTCGAAAATGGGGTTTTTCCCTAGATCAGATATATATCGTATCGAAAATAAACTATAG
- the LOC142517753 gene encoding uncharacterized protein LOC142517753 isoform X4 — MTMKRFNHPRKMIIMLTLWKYLKRQKDVAEKGEQQKLHGKIGKEKKRKEGEFPELPNFSLELRQEEISEDIYGMTGKTPSRTLRKREKNVQKQIEGVCCDAWKYISFSKDENAEQRTSKMGFFPRSDIYRIENKL; from the exons atgacaatgaagagATTCAATCACCCAAGAAAGATGATAATCATGTTGACATTGTGGAAGTACCTGAAG AGACAGAAAGATGTTGCGGAAAAAGGCGAGCAACAAAAGTTGCATGGGAAAATAGGTaaggaaaagaaaaggaaagaaggGGAGTTTCCCGAGCTCCCTAACTTCTCTCTTGAGTTAAGGCAAGAAGAAATCTCTGAAGACATCTACGGAATGACTGGTAAAACACCTTCGAGGACACTAAGAAAGAGGGAAAAGAATGTCCAGAAACAGATTGAG GGTGTCTGCTGTGATGCATGGAAGTATATATCGTTCAGCAAGGATGAAAATGCAGAACAGAGAACCTCGAAAATGGGGTTTTTCCCTAGATCAGATATATATCGTATCGAAAATAAACTATAG
- the LOC142518688 gene encoding uncharacterized protein LOC142518688: protein MASTVPEKSQPLHNFNLPHLKWNKDGHSNGHHQRRRSVKSPLRRPNPSPVSPLRQSPLRDSVSAPSSHRQSPLRDSASPLAFEPTDKLVKQSKIGGGESSNQSSQGEWMKHSLMGSDSVKKLPIRGDSLRQSSKREFSSESEALGGSKDCLIEYRRDHSRIPSRVSLKNGAYASNSERAEEKPGKKQKVINGGSTTVNKSKILIKIPPKIKSEDDGILEELRELDINDDKDETRLVEEEGKTGNNNDEETKIWNLRPRKPINKCANMNGDRTRVIASVLSDKNKADLPSKNLTNRSGEIEGNIGGGGGGEKKVKKKLSVLISLTKEEIEEDIFSMTGSKPARRPKKRAKNIQKQVDFVFPGMWLVSITPDSYKVSENYLKV, encoded by the exons ATGGCCTCTACAGTTCCAGAGAAGTCCCAGCCGCTGCATAATTTCAATCTGCCTCATCTTAAGTGGAACAAGGACGGGCACTCCAATGGCCACCACCAGCGCCGCCGCTCCGTAAAATCACCGTTAAGAAGACCTAATCCGTCTCCCGTGTCTCCACTCCGTCAATCTCCGTTGCGAGATTCCGTTTCGGCGCCTTCCTCTCACCGGCAGTCTCCCTTACGCGATTCTGCGTCGCCGTTAGCGTTTGAGCCTACGGATAAGTTGGTGAAACAGTCTAAGATTGGCGGCGGAGAATCGTCTAACCAGTCTTCTCAAGGCGAATGGATGAAACACTCGCTGATGGGTAGTGACTCGGTCAAGAAGTTACCGATCCGTGGTGACTCTTTGAGGCAATCTTCAAAGCGTGAGTTTTCTTCTGAATCGGAGGCTTTGGGGGGGAGTAAAGATTGTTTGATTGAGTACAGGAGGGACCATTCGAGGATTCCTTCGCGTGTAAGTCTAAAAAATGGAGCTTATGCATCAAATTCTGAACGAGCCGAGGAGAAACCGGGAAAGAAGCAGAAAGTGATAAATGGCGGATCAACCACTGTTAATAAATCAAAAATATTGATAAAAATTCCTCCCAAGATCAAATCTGAAGACGACGGTATACTAGAAGAATTGAGGGAGCTCGACATTAATGATGACAAGGATGAGACTCGCTTGGTGGAAGAGGAGGGAAAGACGGGTAATAATAACGATGAAGAAACAAAGATTTGGAATTTGAGGCCGCGAAAGCCTATCAACAAGTGCGCCAATATGAATGGAGATAGAACAAGAGTTATTGCATCGGTCCTGTCTGATAAGAATAAAGCTGATTTACCATCGAAGAATCTGACCAATAGATCAGGGGAAATTGAAGGGAAtatcggtggaggtggagggggcgAGAAGAAAGTGAAGAAAAAACTCAGTGTTTTGATTTCCTTAACGAAGGAGGAGATCGAGGAGGATATTTTCTCTATGACTGGATCAAAGCCAGCGAGGAGGCCTAAGAAGAGGGCCAAGAACATACAGAAACAAGTGGAT ttTGTATTTCCTGGAATGTGGTTGGTATCTATAACTCCAGATTCATACAAGGTGTCGGAGAATTATCTCAAG GTTTAG
- the LOC142519574 gene encoding uncharacterized protein At2g29880-like, translating into MRHNSGFGWDPETKKFTANDESHPKHEHYRTYTFEDYEDLRIVVGTGTATGKHSIGVGDDTDARKFEIEENRGTSLIDDYVFDHNIGLHNPQPPFFEDSISPLPSQPISSEVPATTRKRDKTEFEAKSNTFKSIDPNAMHEFSHSLEKVVSKIESIGNAGDTCWDAIKEVPNLDNRTRYKLPYVKNSIRIVSNCFSIIDLVENS; encoded by the exons ATGCGTCATAACTCTGGTTTTGGATGGGATCCTGAGACAAAGAAATTCACAGCTAATGACGAA TCTCACCCTAAACATGAACACTATCGGACATACACTTTTGAGGATTATGAAGACCTGAGAATTGTGGTTGGGACTGGAACTGCTACAGGAAAACACTCAATTGGAGTAGGAGATGACACTGATGCAAGAAAATTTGAGATAGAAGAAAATAGGGGAACTAGTTTAATAGACGATTATGTGTTTGATCACAACATTG GTCTTCATAATCCTCAACCTCCATTTTTCGAGGACTCTATTTCACCATTACCCTCTCAGCCCATAAGTTCAGAGGTTCCAGCAACAACTAGGAAACGGGATAAGACCGAGTTTGAAGCAAAATCAAACACATTCAAAAGTATTGACCCAAATGCTATGCATGAGTTCTCCCATAGTCTTGAGAAGGTGGTTTCTAAGATAGAATCAATAGGGAATGCAGGTGACACTTGTTGGGATGCTATCAAGGAGGTCCCAAATTTGGATAATCGTACTCGATATAAG TTACCTTATGTTAAAAATTCTATTCGCATTGTTTCGAATTGTTTTTCTATTATTGATCTAGTAGAAAACTCTTGA
- the LOC142519575 gene encoding uncharacterized protein LOC142519575, with protein sequence MAQESPSFEQGIRELISSLTSHLSNIQHTNKKGGDSSIEKKEEIENGVGIITLTGSNVGATMRRSNGTGAEENPVPQDGEGEELTAFVNGNFQAINNSIMLDGSYSTNDPGVHLKIIDFLKHDDSDKSGKYKGSLSSEQTA encoded by the coding sequence ATGGCTCAAGAATCACCGAGTTTTGAACAAGGGATCCGTGAGTTGATCTCGTCTCTTACGAGTCATCTATCCAATATACAACACACAAATAAAAAAGGAGGAGATTCAAGTATTGAGAAGAAAGAAGAAATCGAAAATGGAGTTGGGATCATCACATTGACCGGAAGCAATGTCGGAGCCACCATGCGTCGTAGTAACGGTACTGGGGCAGAGGAAAACCCTGTGCCTCAAGATGGAGAAGGAGAAGAGCTCACTGCATTTGTAAATGGTAACTTTCAggccatcaacaactcaatcaTGTTGGATGGAAGTTACTCAACAAATGATCCAGGTGTTCATTTGAAAATCATCGATTTTTTGAAACATGATGACTCTGACAAAAGTGGAAAGTACAAGGGTAGCTTGTCAAGTGAACAAACTGCGTAA